GACCGCTTCTAGATCAACTGTAGCGTTATAAATGAGGGACTCAGGGGTCGAGAACAGGTACCGCATATTGTAAGTGTTTAGTCCAATTCCAGCGTTGAGACCGAATGAAGGATAGAATCGTGCCCGTGCAACTTTCACATCGAGTCCGGCGGCAGCGACCTCTCGTTCAGCCTGGCGGATATCCGCGCGGTTCCGCAGCAATTCCGATGGAAGCCCGGCATCGAGTGCGTACAAGTTCAGGTCAACGAATTCTACAGAAGGTCGATCAATCGGCTGTGGATAGCGTCCGAGAAGGAAGTTGATTCGGTTTTCAACTTCAATGATCTCTTGTTGAATGATGAGGCGTTCACTTTGATTCTTGCGCACTTCCGCCTGGAAACGTTGGACGGCCAATTCAGTTCCGCGTCCGGCTTCCTTTTTGGACTCCGCGATCTCGAGACTTTTCTCTTGAATCTCGATTGTCTTTTCGAGTGTCACCAGTCGACTGTCGAGAGAGAGCAGTTCGTAATAGTTCTCTGCCACTTCTGCGACGAGACGCGTCACGATATAGCAACGTCCCTCTGCGGAACCGAGGTAACGCATGGCTGCGGCGTCTTCAGCATTCCGCAGCTTGTGCCAGACATCCAATTCCCAGGAGATATTCGCAGCAGCCAGGAAGTCAGGCAGCGGTTCGGGGAATCGTCTTCCAGGAGCGATTTCTAGTTGTTCTTCCACAGCACCGGCTCGAGAGTAGCGACTCGGATTCTCCAACCCAGCTCCACCGCCGAGAGTGACGAATGGCAGGTATTCCCCGCTTCGGGCTTCGACTTCATTGTTCGCAATTTGAATTTCTTCTGCGAGGATGCGAAGTTCCTGGTTACCTGCAAGTGCCTGATGAATCAAAGTCAGCAGGTGATGGTCGTCAAAGAACACGCTTGTCGGAATGTATGCTGAGTTTTCGAAGACCAACACTTCAGGCTCGTCGTCTTCCACAGGAGGTGGAATGAACGCATGGAGTGCTTCTTCACCGATCTCACTCTCTTCTACTAAAGCTTCAGTAGGAGTTGGAGCGTAGTTCGTCAGTTGAATGATCTCATTCGCCGTCTCTTCGCTTGTTGTCGTACTTTCTGCCTCGATTTCGTCGTTTGAGTTTTCATGAGCCAGTTCTTGTTTGCGTGAGAGAACTCCGCTTGTCCAACTGTAGAACTGCGGCATCTGTGGCCCCGGAAGAGCACCGCGATGATTTGGAATACCGCACCCTGAAGTAACGACCAA
The sequence above is drawn from the Thalassoglobus sp. JC818 genome and encodes:
- a CDS encoding TolC family protein produces the protein MSNLYEIGSRIQATKSKVFSAIVCGSLVVTSGCGIPNHRGALPGPQMPQFYSWTSGVLSRKQELAHENSNDEIEAESTTTSEETANEIIQLTNYAPTPTEALVEESEIGEEALHAFIPPPVEDDEPEVLVFENSAYIPTSVFFDDHHLLTLIHQALAGNQELRILAEEIQIANNEVEARSGEYLPFVTLGGGAGLENPSRYSRAGAVEEQLEIAPGRRFPEPLPDFLAAANISWELDVWHKLRNAEDAAAMRYLGSAEGRCYIVTRLVAEVAENYYELLSLDSRLVTLEKTIEIQEKSLEIAESKKEAGRGTELAVQRFQAEVRKNQSERLIIQQEIIEVENRINFLLGRYPQPIDRPSVEFVDLNLYALDAGLPSELLRNRADIRQAEREVAAAGLDVKVARARFYPSFGLNAGIGLNTYNMRYLFSTPESLIYNATVDLEAV